One genomic region from Terriglobales bacterium encodes:
- a CDS encoding molybdopterin cofactor-binding domain-containing protein, with protein sequence MSFDSELLQQSVDRLTHSFTVNRRELLKLFGAGLMVCAVDARALQESGGRRRNEEEERVPHDVASWIHIAEDNNVTVFTGKAEMGQNIRTSLAQQVSEELHVPVDTITMVMADTELCPFDMGTFGSRTTPQMGTELRNIAATAREMLVDMAASKLGGNRDHLVAANGTVTNNATRQSIRYGELLNGRQLVQMIPDDPPLISPEKWTVAGRAVPKVDGREFVTGEHKYASDISRPGMLHGKVVRPSAYHATLASLDADEAQHTSGVTVVHDGDFVGVVAPDSTSAARAASTVKAQWKAPQQISEKELYSYLREKPANQDQHAGGEGGGRANVHEKGSFDSAFGSADKKIEATYTVAYIQHAPLEPRAAVAEWNGDKLTVWTGTQRPFAVRDELVQAFHLPEQNVRVIVPDTGSAYGGKHTGEAAVECARLAKAAGKPVKLQWTREEEFTWAYFRPAGVIDVKAGARSDGSLVAWEYHNYNSGPSAINTPYDVPNQRIQFHPTENPPLRQGSYRSLAATANHFARESSMDEVAHAISVDPLEFRLKHISDRRLRAVFEAAAKRFGWRQQKATQERGFGLAGGFEKGGYVATCAEVAVDPASRAVRVVRVVEAWDCGPVVNPNGLKNQIEGAIMQGMGGALFEDIHFADGRVLNPRFALYRVPRFRDMPKIEVELIDRKDEKPFGAGETPIVGIAPAVGNAIFSATGIRLRSLPMVPQGLPEKSS encoded by the coding sequence CAACAACGTGACCGTCTTCACCGGCAAAGCCGAAATGGGACAGAACATCCGCACGTCGCTGGCGCAGCAGGTTTCTGAAGAGCTGCATGTACCGGTGGACACGATCACGATGGTGATGGCGGATACCGAGCTTTGTCCCTTCGACATGGGAACTTTCGGCAGCCGCACCACTCCGCAAATGGGAACGGAGTTGCGCAACATTGCCGCCACGGCACGCGAGATGCTCGTCGATATGGCAGCGAGCAAGCTGGGCGGAAACCGCGATCACTTAGTTGCTGCCAATGGCACAGTGACCAACAACGCAACCCGCCAATCGATTCGCTACGGCGAGCTACTGAATGGACGCCAGCTGGTGCAGATGATTCCCGACGATCCGCCGCTGATTTCGCCGGAGAAGTGGACGGTTGCGGGAAGGGCGGTGCCCAAAGTCGATGGCCGCGAGTTTGTGACCGGCGAACATAAGTACGCCTCCGATATATCGCGTCCCGGAATGCTGCATGGGAAAGTTGTGCGTCCTTCGGCCTACCACGCGACGCTCGCTTCGCTCGATGCGGACGAGGCGCAGCATACGTCAGGTGTAACCGTCGTGCACGATGGCGACTTCGTCGGCGTGGTCGCACCGGATTCAACCAGTGCAGCCCGAGCCGCGAGCACAGTCAAAGCTCAATGGAAAGCGCCGCAGCAGATCTCCGAGAAAGAACTGTACAGCTACTTACGCGAGAAACCGGCCAATCAAGATCAGCACGCCGGAGGCGAAGGCGGTGGTCGCGCCAACGTCCACGAGAAAGGCTCGTTCGACTCGGCATTCGGATCGGCCGACAAAAAGATCGAAGCGACTTACACCGTGGCATACATCCAACACGCTCCGCTGGAGCCGCGCGCTGCCGTCGCTGAATGGAACGGTGACAAGCTTACGGTGTGGACAGGCACGCAACGTCCATTTGCTGTGCGCGATGAGCTTGTGCAGGCCTTTCACCTTCCCGAGCAGAACGTACGCGTCATTGTTCCCGATACGGGATCAGCTTACGGGGGCAAGCACACGGGAGAGGCTGCCGTTGAATGCGCTCGGCTGGCAAAGGCAGCGGGCAAGCCGGTCAAGCTGCAATGGACGCGCGAAGAGGAATTTACCTGGGCCTACTTCCGCCCTGCGGGAGTGATCGACGTAAAAGCCGGAGCGCGCAGCGACGGCTCGCTCGTCGCCTGGGAATATCACAACTACAACTCCGGCCCATCGGCGATCAATACGCCCTACGATGTTCCCAATCAGAGAATTCAGTTTCATCCGACAGAGAATCCGCCGCTGCGGCAGGGCTCGTACCGGTCGCTCGCGGCGACGGCCAATCACTTCGCGCGTGAAAGTTCGATGGACGAGGTCGCGCACGCGATTAGCGTGGACCCTCTGGAATTTCGCCTGAAACATATTAGCGATCGGCGATTGCGCGCAGTCTTTGAAGCTGCGGCAAAACGCTTCGGCTGGAGACAACAGAAGGCGACTCAAGAACGCGGCTTCGGCCTCGCTGGCGGATTCGAAAAAGGCGGATACGTGGCCACGTGCGCAGAGGTCGCCGTCGATCCGGCCAGCCGCGCAGTTCGCGTTGTGCGTGTAGTCGAGGCCTGGGACTGCGGTCCGGTGGTCAATCCGAATGGGCTGAAAAATCAAATCGAAGGCGCAATCATGCAAGGCATGGGCGGCGCGCTATTTGAAGACATTCACTTCGCGGATGGCCGCGTGCTGAATCCGCGCTTCGCGTTATACCGCGTGCCGCGCTTCCGCGATATGCCCAAGATCGAAGTCGAACTCATCGACCGCAAAGATGAGAAGCCTTTCGGCGCGGGCGAAACTCCCATTGTGGGAATCGCGCCGGCAGTGGGCAACGCGATCTTCAGCGCGACGGGAATCAGGTTGAGATCGCTGCCGATGGTACCGCAGGGGTTGCCGGAAAAATCAAGCTGA
- a CDS encoding DUF2911 domain-containing protein yields MKKRMLLAFLATGALLLIASQSHAQSILNLPRPSQHALVTQRIGITDISVNYSRPLVNNRQIWGKLVPYGQVWRAGANENTIIEFTDSVSVEGKPLAKGVYGLHMIPNENEWTVIFSKAATSWGSFSYKQDEDALRVTVKPQPSEFHEALTYDFDDVKPDSTLVTLRWEKVAVPFRVTVPVHDIVEADLKSQLRTGSQYIWESWDEAASYLLAEKVDLPEALDYSNHSIQLESRFDNLLTKSQILDAMGKNDEAKVVRAKALDSANAIQLHSYARQLQFQGKQDEALELFRTNVKKYPNEWISHSDAARLAVAKGDYDGAVKEMKLAVTDAPDIYKSAFDRLVKRLEAKEDINK; encoded by the coding sequence ATGAAGAAGCGAATGCTGCTCGCATTTCTTGCGACCGGCGCATTGCTGTTGATTGCGTCGCAATCGCACGCTCAAAGCATCCTGAACCTGCCCCGGCCCAGCCAGCATGCGCTGGTGACGCAGCGCATCGGCATCACCGACATCTCCGTGAACTATAGCCGTCCGCTGGTCAACAACCGGCAGATATGGGGCAAGCTCGTTCCCTACGGACAAGTCTGGCGCGCCGGTGCAAACGAAAACACCATTATCGAATTTACCGATTCCGTCTCCGTCGAAGGCAAGCCCCTGGCTAAGGGCGTTTATGGCTTGCACATGATCCCGAACGAGAATGAATGGACGGTGATCTTCTCGAAAGCGGCGACCTCCTGGGGCAGCTTCTCCTACAAGCAGGATGAAGACGCACTGCGGGTCACCGTGAAGCCGCAGCCGAGCGAATTTCATGAAGCGCTCACCTATGACTTCGACGACGTGAAGCCCGACTCAACGCTTGTCACTCTGCGCTGGGAAAAAGTGGCGGTTCCATTCCGGGTCACCGTCCCCGTGCACGACATCGTCGAAGCCGATCTCAAATCGCAGCTGCGTACAGGCTCGCAATACATCTGGGAGAGTTGGGACGAAGCCGCCAGCTATCTGCTCGCGGAGAAGGTCGATCTGCCAGAGGCGCTCGATTACTCGAACCACTCGATCCAGCTCGAATCCCGATTCGACAATCTGCTGACGAAATCTCAGATCCTCGATGCCATGGGCAAGAACGACGAAGCGAAAGTCGTCCGCGCCAAAGCGCTCGACAGCGCCAATGCCATCCAGCTTCATTCCTACGCCCGCCAGCTCCAGTTCCAGGGCAAGCAGGATGAAGCCCTCGAACTCTTCCGCACGAACGTGAAGAAATATCCAAATGAGTGGATCTCGCACTCGGATGCAGCCCGCCTCGCCGTAGCAAAAGGAGACTACGACGGCGCAGTAAAAGAGATGAAGCTTGCAGTAACCGACGCGCCGGATATCTACAAGTCAGCGTTCGATCGGCTGGTTAAGAGGTTGGAGGCGAAGGAGGATATTAATAAATAG
- the lpxB gene encoding lipid-A-disaccharide synthase, translating into MTQSPLRILISAGEASGENYGAMLMAQLRKLTDRDIQFFGVGGEKMRAAGFDTIVDSGKVAAVGITEVIKHVATIYREFFRTVAAARERRPDAAVLIDFPDFNLRLAGKLHDMGVPVVYFVSPQLWAWKQRRIWRVKKFVDRMLVIFPFEQDYYRERGVDAEYVGHPLADLAPPQIPREVFAREHGLDPAKHWIALLPGSRKKEVLLNLPVMIEAAAKLGSEYEYLVPVASTLSHEWMKQQIGSAPVHLVLDARAALLHAQVSVVASGTATVEAALIGNPFIVVYRVSGLSYAIGKRLVKVKNFGMVNLIAGREIVPELIQENFTAEHVIEELRKLIPDGPPREQMLRELNGVQSKLRQVGAAGGETAIARAAHAVLETISPGAP; encoded by the coding sequence ATGACCCAGTCACCCCTCCGCATTCTGATCTCCGCCGGGGAAGCTTCCGGCGAGAACTACGGCGCCATGCTCATGGCCCAACTGCGCAAGCTTACAGATCGCGACATTCAGTTCTTCGGAGTCGGCGGGGAGAAGATGCGCGCTGCCGGATTCGACACGATTGTCGATTCGGGAAAAGTGGCTGCGGTTGGTATCACGGAAGTCATCAAGCATGTCGCGACGATCTACCGTGAGTTTTTTCGCACCGTAGCAGCCGCCCGAGAACGAAGGCCGGATGCTGCCGTGCTGATCGACTTTCCCGACTTCAACCTGCGCCTCGCAGGCAAGCTGCACGACATGGGCGTGCCCGTTGTGTACTTCGTCTCTCCACAGCTTTGGGCATGGAAGCAGCGGCGAATCTGGCGGGTGAAGAAGTTTGTCGATCGCATGCTTGTGATCTTCCCTTTCGAGCAGGACTATTACCGTGAGCGTGGCGTGGACGCCGAGTACGTCGGTCATCCGCTGGCAGATCTCGCTCCACCACAGATTCCCCGCGAGGTCTTTGCGCGCGAGCATGGGCTTGATCCGGCGAAGCACTGGATCGCTCTGCTGCCGGGCAGCAGGAAGAAAGAAGTCTTATTGAATCTGCCGGTGATGATCGAGGCTGCGGCGAAATTGGGCAGTGAATATGAATATCTGGTTCCAGTAGCAAGCACGTTGTCGCACGAGTGGATGAAACAGCAGATCGGGTCAGCGCCCGTTCATCTCGTTTTGGATGCGCGGGCTGCGCTGCTTCATGCCCAGGTGTCTGTCGTCGCCAGCGGAACCGCTACCGTCGAAGCTGCGCTCATTGGGAATCCATTCATCGTTGTTTATCGCGTCAGCGGGTTGAGCTATGCGATCGGTAAACGTCTGGTGAAGGTGAAGAACTTCGGAATGGTGAATCTGATTGCGGGACGCGAGATCGTCCCAGAGCTGATCCAGGAGAACTTTACGGCAGAGCACGTAATCGAGGAGCTAAGAAAACTGATCCCCGATGGTCCACCGCGAGAACAAATGCTGCGGGAGCTTAACGGCGTTCAATCGAAGCTGCGTCAGGTGGGGGCTGCAGGTGGAGAAACTGCCATTGCACGGGCCGCACATGCTGTGCTGGAGACGATTTCACCCGGCGCGCCTTGA